TGGTCAGGCGAAAGCATTCAGCACGACTGACACCGACGAGTCATTGCCGGGAGCCGCCTTTACCTTAAGCATTGACGAAGTTCAACTGGCGGCACACACCGCTGACCGCCTGGATCAACGGGTCGCCGAGTTTCTAGCGAAGGCGGCGCAATCTCACCCGGCCACTGAAGCCGCCGAGTTGCACGAGCTGCGCATTGCCGCCAAGCGCGTCCGTTACCTGTTTGAGATCATCTCGGATATGGGCTATGGCGATGCGACGCGGGCGTTGGTGTGGCTGCGCAATTTGCAGGATCGCATCGGCGACTGGCACGACCTGGAATCGTTAGAACAGGAGATTATTGAAATCGTATCGGAGCGCGATTTCCTGAAAGCTCACCTGCTCGAAAGCAGCCGCATGCTTCAGGTCGCGGCGCATCTGCAAAAGAAGAAAGAGCGGCTGGTGGCCAAGCTCTTTCCGGTCGAGGTGCCGCGCAATATCATGGCGACTTCGCAACGGCTGTCGAAAGCCCTGCGGCGCAGTATCCCACGCAAAAAAGCCTCGCTGATCGAATCCCTCAACGAAACGCTCAACAAAACAGAAACGCCGCTCGCGGCTTCCTCGCCCGAGCCATAGCGGCGAGCCGTCTGTCAGCGAGTTGGAATAGCGTCCAATTATGTTTGCTGTGTGGCGCAAGGCGGTTAGCTTGCGCGAGCCAATGCGCAAGCTAACAGCTTGCGCCACACCCGATTGAATACGGCTCTAGCCGCGCAGTTCTTCGAGGGCGCGGATGACAAACGGGCGAGCCATCTGCTTGCGCCAGCCCATCACAAAATCGGTATTGTCGAGCGGGCGCGCTTTAAGATATGCGGCCTCGGCAGCGGCGGCAATCGCTTCGCGGTCTAGCTGCTTGCCGATCAATCGCGTGGCGGCTTCTTCGACAGCAAGCGGCGCGGGCGCAACGCCGCCGAGTATCAAGCGGGCGTCTTTAATCGTGCCATCGCCATCCACATCAAGCACCGCCGCGACGCCTAGCACAGGGAAATCGAACGCGCCGCGCCGCCGCAGCTTCTTGTAGACGGCGCGCTTGCCGTTCATCGGCGGCAAATGAATTTCAGTAGCTAACTCGCCGGGCATCTTGTGCAGGTAATTAATGCCGTCATTGTTGTAGAGCCCCGCCGCATCAACCAGCCGGTCCGTCACCGATGACACCAGTCGCAGCTTCGCGCCGAGCGCGACCATCACCGGCGCGAGGTCCGAGGACTGCACCGCCCAGCACTTCGGGCTTGAGGGCGCAACCCAGCAGATGTCGCCGTCTTTCTTCATGCAG
The genomic region above belongs to Blastocatellia bacterium and contains:
- a CDS encoding CHAD domain-containing protein is translated as MQTVMTLETTGGNSADQPASAAPQADGKTRRTLSAILHTHFIALRQYHHNLMESQDPDAIHKMRVTTRRAQAALDLLHGQLDIASVKRRLRRWRRELSRVRNYDVFLMLLEKEAKAKRAGNRQPFELVRAVLQQRRADTANKVREYLLDKSIIRLAARIGLNLPEPPLSPSNGQAKAFSTTDTDESLPGAAFTLSIDEVQLAAHTADRLDQRVAEFLAKAAQSHPATEAAELHELRIAAKRVRYLFEIISDMGYGDATRALVWLRNLQDRIGDWHDLESLEQEIIEIVSERDFLKAHLLESSRMLQVAAHLQKKKERLVAKLFPVEVPRNIMATSQRLSKALRRSIPRKKASLIESLNETLNKTETPLAASSPEP
- a CDS encoding FAD binding domain-containing protein yields the protein MMRLPKFNYRVAKKIGDAVKMMADAGGDGMFVAGGTDLYPNMKRRQQTPGTVISVTRIRDLHEIKGDGQTGMVIGASVTLTELCNHPIINRDYPVVAGAARLISTPILRNMGTIGGNLLLDTRCNYYDQNYEWRRGINFCMKKDGDICWVAPSSPKCWAVQSSDLAPVMVALGAKLRLVSSVTDRLVDAAGLYNNDGINYLHKMPGELATEIHLPPMNGKRAVYKKLRRRGAFDFPVLGVAAVLDVDGDGTIKDARLILGGVAPAPLAVEEAATRLIGKQLDREAIAAAAEAAYLKARPLDNTDFVMGWRKQMARPFVIRALEELRG